A window of the Alkalidesulfovibrio alkalitolerans DSM 16529 genome harbors these coding sequences:
- a CDS encoding TolC family protein → MMKRSLAMLGTMIFLASLLAAPSWAQDDSVATGTPVAEEGGETTQPVLDPEDPIASMTGPVDLGEAVRRGLTYNPQIEAARFQLSGSEYGRRSQLGAFGPTMTAGYGYERLDREPSTAGRVTGSRDRWAFSLNVTQPIFRGFELLSRYQRAKIAKEQAEAQLSNAELTLVRTIQTTFLDLLKGRMDVKSAEDAVARLTSQLQVTQAFFDVGLRPKLDVLQAEVDLATAEQTLLVAKNEVATQTARLNTLIGLPLEYPTEYVGELDYLPFMRSLDDCLATAYRQRPDLQIGRKSVEIAQQDAKITASDFYPDVDATYKYSQSGDSPELRGNPRNRTGYSSWSVGAQASWTFFEWGKTYNAYQASKENVAKIEAELANTRLDASFEVKQNLLDLQEAADRIGVARKSVEAAQEGYRMAVARYQAQVGTNTDVLDAQSRLTDAETQLSSALADYQKALARLYVSMGVRNISLATE, encoded by the coding sequence ATGATGAAGCGAAGCTTGGCCATGCTCGGCACGATGATTTTCCTGGCCTCACTTCTTGCCGCGCCCTCCTGGGCGCAGGACGACTCGGTCGCGACGGGCACGCCCGTCGCGGAAGAGGGCGGCGAGACGACACAGCCCGTGCTCGATCCCGAAGACCCCATTGCCTCGATGACCGGCCCAGTCGACCTCGGAGAGGCCGTGCGGCGGGGACTGACCTACAATCCCCAGATCGAGGCCGCGCGCTTCCAGCTTTCGGGCAGCGAATACGGCAGGCGCTCGCAGCTTGGCGCCTTCGGTCCGACCATGACCGCAGGCTACGGCTACGAGCGGCTTGACCGCGAACCGTCCACGGCCGGCCGCGTCACCGGTTCCCGTGATCGCTGGGCCTTTAGCCTGAACGTGACCCAGCCGATCTTCAGGGGCTTCGAGCTTCTTTCGCGTTATCAGCGGGCCAAAATCGCCAAGGAGCAGGCCGAGGCCCAACTGTCTAACGCCGAGTTGACTCTTGTGCGCACCATCCAGACGACATTCCTTGATCTGTTGAAAGGCCGCATGGACGTCAAATCGGCCGAGGACGCCGTGGCCCGCCTCACATCGCAGCTTCAGGTCACGCAGGCGTTCTTCGACGTGGGGCTCAGGCCCAAGCTCGACGTTTTGCAGGCCGAAGTGGATCTGGCCACCGCCGAGCAGACGCTCCTGGTCGCCAAAAACGAGGTGGCCACCCAGACCGCCCGTCTGAACACTCTGATCGGCCTGCCCCTCGAATACCCCACTGAGTACGTCGGCGAGTTGGACTACCTGCCCTTCATGCGCAGCCTGGACGACTGCCTCGCCACCGCCTACCGCCAGCGGCCCGACCTGCAGATCGGCCGCAAGAGCGTGGAGATCGCGCAGCAGGACGCCAAGATCACGGCTAGCGACTTCTACCCCGACGTGGACGCCACCTACAAATACTCGCAAAGCGGCGACAGCCCCGAACTCAGGGGCAACCCCCGCAACCGCACGGGCTACTCGTCGTGGTCGGTGGGCGCGCAGGCCTCGTGGACTTTCTTCGAGTGGGGCAAGACCTACAACGCCTACCAGGCGTCCAAAGAGAACGTCGCCAAGATCGAGGCCGAACTGGCCAACACCCGCCTGGACGCCTCCTTCGAGGTCAAGCAGAATTTGCTCGACCTACAGGAGGCCGCGGACCGCATCGGCGTGGCCCGCAAGTCCGTGGAGGCGGCGCAAGAAGGCTACCGCATGGCCGTGGCCCGCTATCAAGCCCAGGTCGGCACCAACACCGACGTGCTGGACGCCCAGTCACGTCTGACCGACGCTGAAACGCAGCTTTCCAGTGCCCTGGCCGATTACCAGAAGGCACTGGCGCGGCTTTATGTTTCCATGGGCGTGCGCAACATTTCGTTGGCCACGGAATAG
- a CDS encoding HU family DNA-binding protein, whose translation MFSKAQFVEELKNAQPDVFKTKADAERAFDAFCAVLAKGVEGGEGVRLPGVGTFTVKQRAGRTGRNPQTGATITIPAKRTVKFSVAKGLDESLNA comes from the coding sequence ATGTTCAGCAAGGCCCAGTTTGTCGAGGAACTCAAGAACGCCCAGCCCGACGTCTTCAAGACCAAGGCCGATGCGGAAAGGGCGTTTGACGCCTTTTGCGCCGTCCTGGCCAAGGGAGTCGAGGGCGGCGAAGGCGTTCGTCTTCCCGGCGTCGGCACCTTCACTGTCAAGCAGCGCGCCGGCCGCACCGGCCGCAACCCCCAGACCGGCGCGACCATCACCATCCCCGCCAAGCGCACGGTCAAGTTCTCCGTGGCCAAAGGCCTGGACGAGTCGCTGAACGCGTAG
- a CDS encoding PilZ domain-containing protein yields MTVSREKHVRVLLLAEQGEAKEAYRAALAVAGAEHDAVEDLPSLRARLRESAYHGLLVDVPTLIKAPAGEKRLVHEVLESYPVLRLRHDPHDGRIHGLYYGQPAQSGNIVADFVHLEAAVFSPRILRVQPRGDLVFNVLVSRAETFAEDQAERSVTVNVSQGGCFLCSFAEFADRQRLWLRIREFADQTPIAAQVRWRVAWGAGMEAPGVGVSFTEMTESQRQELDGWLTGDRVSKSLTYSIERAP; encoded by the coding sequence ATGACCGTCAGCCGCGAAAAACACGTCCGTGTCCTGCTGCTCGCCGAGCAAGGGGAGGCGAAGGAAGCTTATCGTGCCGCGCTTGCGGTCGCCGGTGCGGAGCACGACGCGGTGGAGGACCTGCCGAGCCTTCGCGCTCGCCTGCGCGAGAGCGCCTACCACGGACTGCTCGTGGATGTCCCCACGCTCATCAAGGCTCCGGCGGGCGAGAAACGGCTCGTGCACGAGGTGCTCGAAAGCTACCCGGTACTCCGGCTGCGGCATGATCCCCACGACGGCAGGATTCACGGCCTGTATTATGGCCAGCCCGCGCAAAGCGGGAACATCGTGGCCGACTTCGTGCACCTCGAAGCCGCCGTGTTCAGCCCGCGCATCCTGCGCGTCCAGCCGCGTGGAGACCTCGTCTTCAACGTACTCGTCTCGCGCGCCGAGACGTTCGCCGAGGACCAAGCCGAACGCTCGGTGACCGTCAATGTCTCCCAGGGGGGATGCTTCCTGTGCTCCTTCGCGGAATTCGCGGACAGGCAGCGCCTGTGGCTGCGCATCCGGGAGTTCGCCGACCAGACGCCTATCGCCGCCCAGGTGCGCTGGCGTGTGGCCTGGGGTGCGGGCATGGAGGCGCCCGGCGTGGGGGTCTCCTTCACCGAAATGACCGAATCGCAGCGTCAGGAGCTGGACGGCTGGCTCACCGGCGACCGTGTGTCGAAATCACTGACCTACAGCATCGAGCGAGCGCCATGA
- a CDS encoding ethylbenzene dehydrogenase-related protein has product MRIAAHRLHAVRLILPVLCLLLAAGPAAAYPPDGPATPLAVQAAYDDATIALRFSWKTDKGYPGLLHDLRSYDAAKGSWERPARVNEDRISFMVEDIDDPVQGFANHGCWVTCHTDLNGMPGNAGRGDTRHYVLKGEGQGRMLDMWHWRGGRSGPMGYAEDTWVRAHDLNSDAQGRRRDDDAGSPTTLLRDKGDRLREDQPFAVAFTFESKDVTLPEFVFDPQKNSGHYFLVDDNGLAKAAPVAELANAHSIEAMARGERQHALIATGEKANALHVASLSDEEKARIAAEALAGGIIPRPVLFDHAGDQHDIRAERAFDEATMTWTVTMIRALDTGSKNDVSFKGLDAGRVYTLGMALHDGNGSGMSHLVALPASLGKAGSGSMIEAARVSDVAKADWTKVPTATVDLFTAEPVSWQEIDASATN; this is encoded by the coding sequence ATGCGAATTGCCGCTCACAGGCTTCACGCTGTCCGCCTCATCCTTCCCGTCCTGTGCCTTCTGCTGGCCGCGGGACCTGCCGCCGCCTATCCCCCCGACGGCCCCGCGACGCCCCTCGCCGTGCAGGCCGCGTACGACGACGCGACCATCGCCCTGCGATTTTCCTGGAAAACCGACAAGGGCTATCCCGGACTTCTGCACGACCTGCGCAGCTACGACGCTGCCAAAGGCTCCTGGGAGCGCCCCGCCCGAGTCAACGAGGACCGCATCTCCTTCATGGTCGAGGACATCGACGATCCCGTGCAGGGCTTTGCCAATCATGGTTGCTGGGTAACCTGCCACACCGATCTCAACGGCATGCCGGGCAACGCCGGACGCGGCGACACACGGCACTATGTGCTCAAGGGCGAGGGGCAGGGCAGGATGCTCGACATGTGGCACTGGCGCGGCGGACGCTCCGGCCCCATGGGCTACGCCGAGGACACCTGGGTGCGCGCCCACGATCTGAACAGCGACGCCCAAGGCCGCCGCCGGGACGACGACGCGGGCTCGCCCACGACCCTGCTGCGCGACAAGGGCGATCGCCTGCGCGAGGACCAGCCCTTTGCCGTGGCCTTCACGTTCGAGAGCAAGGACGTGACCTTGCCCGAATTCGTCTTCGATCCGCAGAAAAACTCCGGCCACTATTTCCTGGTGGACGACAATGGCCTGGCCAAGGCCGCCCCGGTGGCCGAGTTGGCCAATGCGCACTCCATCGAGGCCATGGCGCGCGGCGAGCGGCAGCACGCCCTCATCGCCACGGGCGAGAAGGCCAACGCCCTGCACGTGGCTTCCCTCTCCGATGAGGAAAAGGCCCGCATCGCGGCCGAGGCCCTGGCAGGCGGCATCATCCCGCGTCCCGTGCTCTTCGACCATGCGGGCGATCAGCACGACATCCGCGCCGAGCGGGCCTTCGACGAGGCAACCATGACCTGGACCGTGACCATGATCCGCGCTCTGGATACCGGTTCGAAAAACGACGTTTCGTTCAAGGGACTCGACGCGGGCCGCGTCTACACGCTCGGAATGGCCTTGCACGACGGCAACGGCAGCGGCATGAGCCACCTCGTGGCCCTGCCCGCGAGCCTGGGCAAGGCGGGCAGCGGCTCGATGATTGAGGCCGCGCGCGTGAGCGACGTCGCGAAGGCCGACTGGACCAAGGTCCCCACGGCCACGGTCGATCTGTTCACGGCCGAGCCTGTCTCCTGGCAGGAGATCGACGCCAGCGCGACGAACTAG
- the argJ gene encoding bifunctional glutamate N-acetyltransferase/amino-acid acetyltransferase ArgJ has product MGAIPVPKGFRFAATAAEFKKKDKLDLALIVADEPAAAAGVFTTNLFKAAPVLQCIETLEVLPRVRAIVANSGQANACTGEEGLVNCRLTLEMVAGLLDCQMVEVLPASTGVIGQHLKLDKWRAAVPALGESLGKAGPIDFAKAIMTTDKFPKIAWRRLDVDGREVRLMGMAKGAGMISPNMATMLGFVLTDAAVDPAWWREILQKAVDESFNRITVDGDTSTNDCVLALAGGASGVTVDCECGQEFAAALSDLCQSLAYMIVEDAEGGTKVLRITVVGAADNRQAEDAARAVGNSPLVKTAMFGKDANWGRIVAALGRSGAQFDPDKVSVAIGGVTIFDRGRPVAGDMDAILAPLMRKQDVSLNVSLGQGPGEYVLLASDLTHEYISINADYRT; this is encoded by the coding sequence ATGGGCGCCATTCCAGTTCCCAAGGGTTTCCGCTTCGCGGCCACGGCCGCCGAATTCAAGAAGAAAGACAAGCTCGATCTGGCTTTGATCGTGGCCGACGAACCCGCGGCCGCCGCGGGCGTCTTCACCACCAACCTTTTCAAGGCCGCGCCGGTCCTGCAGTGCATCGAAACGCTCGAGGTGCTGCCGCGCGTGCGCGCCATCGTGGCCAACTCCGGCCAGGCCAACGCCTGTACAGGGGAGGAAGGGCTGGTCAATTGCCGCCTGACCCTGGAGATGGTCGCGGGGCTCCTCGACTGCCAGATGGTCGAGGTGCTGCCCGCCTCCACGGGCGTCATCGGCCAGCACCTGAAGCTCGACAAGTGGCGCGCGGCCGTGCCCGCCCTGGGCGAGAGCCTGGGCAAGGCCGGGCCCATCGACTTCGCCAAGGCCATCATGACAACGGACAAGTTCCCCAAGATCGCCTGGCGCAGGCTGGACGTGGACGGCCGCGAGGTGCGGCTGATGGGCATGGCCAAGGGCGCGGGCATGATCAGCCCGAACATGGCCACCATGCTCGGCTTCGTGCTCACGGACGCGGCGGTCGATCCCGCCTGGTGGCGCGAGATCCTGCAAAAGGCCGTGGACGAGAGCTTCAACCGCATCACCGTGGACGGCGATACCTCGACCAACGACTGCGTGCTCGCCCTGGCGGGCGGCGCCAGCGGCGTCACGGTCGATTGCGAATGTGGCCAGGAGTTCGCGGCCGCGCTTTCGGACCTCTGCCAGTCGCTGGCCTACATGATCGTCGAGGACGCCGAGGGCGGCACCAAGGTCCTGCGCATCACCGTGGTCGGCGCGGCGGACAACCGCCAGGCCGAGGACGCGGCCAGGGCCGTGGGCAATTCGCCCCTGGTCAAGACGGCCATGTTCGGCAAGGACGCCAACTGGGGCCGCATCGTGGCCGCCTTGGGCCGCAGCGGCGCGCAGTTCGACCCGGACAAGGTCAGCGTGGCCATCGGCGGGGTGACCATCTTCGACCGCGGCCGTCCCGTGGCTGGCGACATGGACGCCATCCTCGCGCCTCTGATGCGCAAGCAGGACGTGAGCCTGAACGTCTCGCTCGGCCAGGGGCCGGGCGAATACGTGCTCTTGGCTTCGGACCTGACGCACGAATACATCTCCATCAATGCAGACTACAGGACATAA
- a CDS encoding HD domain-containing protein, whose translation MTRTFTCNATQNLGGRDRLSRLADFLFEAGMLRKTPRSGYQFLGTGQENVAEHSFRTAVVGFVLAEMAGASAERTVMLCLFHDLHEARTGDFNYVNRMYNSSRRTDALRDALAGTGLAERILPLWEELEVVESLEARLAQDADQIDLILNLKEQLDLGNTYAGKWLACALERLRTPEGRELAARIAQTDHTDWWFKGPDRSWWENKNGRKKAADPALGERGKDEP comes from the coding sequence ATGACCCGAACCTTCACCTGCAACGCCACGCAGAACCTCGGCGGCCGCGACAGGCTCTCGCGCCTGGCGGACTTCCTCTTCGAGGCGGGCATGCTCCGCAAGACCCCGCGCTCGGGCTATCAGTTCCTGGGCACGGGGCAGGAAAACGTGGCCGAGCATTCCTTTCGTACCGCCGTGGTGGGCTTCGTCCTGGCCGAAATGGCCGGGGCGAGCGCCGAACGCACGGTCATGCTCTGTCTTTTCCACGATCTGCACGAGGCGCGCACCGGCGACTTCAACTACGTCAACCGCATGTATAATTCCTCGCGCCGCACCGACGCCTTGCGCGACGCCCTGGCCGGAACCGGGCTGGCCGAGCGCATCCTGCCGCTGTGGGAGGAGCTTGAGGTCGTGGAGAGCCTCGAAGCCAGGCTTGCGCAGGACGCGGACCAGATCGACCTGATTCTGAACCTGAAGGAACAACTCGACCTGGGCAACACCTACGCGGGCAAATGGCTGGCCTGCGCGCTCGAACGCCTGCGCACCCCCGAGGGCCGCGAACTGGCCGCGCGGATCGCCCAGACCGACCACACGGACTGGTGGTTCAAGGGCCCGGACCGCTCCTGGTGGGAGAACAAGAACGGCCGCAAGAAGGCGGCCGACCCGGCCTTGGGAGAAAGAGGAAAGGACGAGCCGTGA
- a CDS encoding LysE family translocator → MSLDLYLAFVLTSAVVLAIPGPTILYVTGCALSHGRRSIWATAPGVALGDLLAMSCALLGMGALLTASAELFTLLKWGGAAYLIWLGLKSWQASPAAPATRACTPRQSRTLFAQAFVITALNPKSIAFFVAFLPQFVRHGEPLGPQFALLVPTFVVLAVVNATLYGLLAGAVRERARDPRTMRALNRVGGGALIGAGLMTALMRRPA, encoded by the coding sequence GTGAGCCTCGACCTCTATCTGGCCTTCGTCCTGACCTCGGCCGTGGTGCTGGCCATTCCGGGACCGACCATTCTCTACGTCACGGGCTGCGCGCTCAGCCACGGCAGGCGCTCCATCTGGGCAACCGCGCCCGGCGTGGCCCTGGGCGACCTCTTGGCCATGAGTTGCGCGCTACTCGGCATGGGCGCGCTGCTCACGGCTTCGGCCGAACTCTTCACTCTGCTCAAGTGGGGCGGCGCGGCCTACCTGATCTGGCTGGGCCTGAAAAGCTGGCAGGCCTCCCCGGCTGCCCCGGCCACCCGCGCCTGCACGCCGCGCCAAAGCCGGACACTCTTCGCCCAGGCCTTCGTCATCACCGCGCTCAACCCCAAGAGCATCGCCTTCTTCGTGGCCTTTCTGCCCCAGTTCGTGCGCCACGGAGAACCACTCGGGCCGCAGTTCGCGCTCCTCGTGCCGACTTTCGTGGTCCTGGCCGTGGTCAACGCCACGCTCTACGGCCTGCTGGCCGGAGCCGTGCGCGAGCGCGCCCGCGATCCGCGAACCATGCGCGCCCTGAACCGCGTCGGCGGCGGGGCCCTGATCGGCGCTGGCCTCATGACCGCGCTCATGCGGCGACCCGCCTGA
- a CDS encoding TraR/DksA family transcriptional regulator, whose protein sequence is MTREELHSVEQEIEREIEEIGQSMDRWREFHADEREDPEDFVREYHASHGWLRRMNDRLLELQVALRRIREGGYGVCEECGEDIAVQRLRAAPAARYCIACARAAEGV, encoded by the coding sequence ATGACCAGAGAAGAACTGCATTCCGTCGAGCAGGAGATCGAACGGGAAATCGAGGAGATCGGCCAGTCCATGGACCGCTGGCGGGAGTTCCATGCGGACGAACGCGAGGATCCGGAGGATTTCGTGCGCGAGTACCATGCCAGCCATGGGTGGCTCAGGCGCATGAACGACAGGCTGCTGGAGCTTCAGGTGGCCTTGCGGCGTATTCGCGAAGGCGGCTACGGCGTGTGCGAGGAGTGCGGCGAGGACATCGCCGTGCAGCGGCTGCGCGCCGCCCCGGCGGCACGGTATTGCATCGCCTGCGCCCGTGCGGCCGAAGGTGTGTGA
- a CDS encoding response regulator translates to MSAKRRILIIDDHPLMREGLKAIIGQDARNVVVGEAGTAADGLRLAAELSPDIALVDISLPDAGGLDVIRELTARERAPRVVVVSMHARIDLIAESFKAGACGYVVKESSAQRLAQALDAAARGEQYLDSSLAPKVLMKLSEYSARRAQASDAAYGSLTQREQQILRLLAEGHSTTDIASRLFITRKTVENHRANLMQKLGLSNLAGLVRYAARLGLIDLDSAPE, encoded by the coding sequence ATGAGCGCAAAAAGGCGCATTCTCATCATCGACGACCACCCGCTGATGCGCGAGGGACTGAAGGCCATCATCGGCCAGGACGCCCGCAACGTGGTCGTCGGAGAGGCCGGAACAGCCGCCGACGGACTCAGGCTCGCGGCCGAACTCTCGCCCGACATTGCGCTCGTGGACATTTCGCTGCCCGACGCGGGCGGGCTCGATGTCATCCGCGAACTGACCGCGCGCGAGCGGGCGCCGCGCGTGGTCGTGGTCAGCATGCACGCCCGCATCGACCTCATCGCCGAGAGCTTCAAGGCCGGGGCCTGCGGCTACGTGGTCAAGGAGTCCTCGGCCCAACGCCTGGCCCAGGCCCTGGACGCGGCAGCGCGCGGCGAGCAGTATCTGGACAGTTCCCTGGCCCCAAAGGTGCTGATGAAGCTCAGCGAATACTCGGCCCGCCGGGCCCAGGCCAGCGACGCCGCCTATGGCTCGCTGACCCAGCGCGAGCAGCAGATCCTGCGCCTTTTGGCCGAAGGCCACTCGACCACGGACATCGCCTCGCGGCTGTTCATCACCCGCAAGACCGTGGAGAACCACCGCGCCAACCTGATGCAGAAGCTCGGCCTCTCGAACCTGGCGGGCCTCGTACGCTACGCCGCGCGGCTTGGCCTCATCGACCTCGATTCCGCGCCCGAATAG
- a CDS encoding sensor histidine kinase, with amino-acid sequence MAPSPSAFPEPAPALPQERLAHEHEKALAALRERVKELDCLYAITRLSQRRDLSLDEVLSGVAEIVARAWQHPEVACARVVVGGRTFATPGFRRPVSRQSSPVVVDGERIGRIDVGYREERPACDEGPFLREERVLLDAVAEHLARIIASRQAEERLHELSRELIKAQETERQRIARELHDNVAQELSMLRMGLEALPDLMEKSGEQAAGQARDLSARLGGAIASLRDLSYDLLPPALDQLGLAETAFRLCEGFSARHGIEVAFFADGMQGVRTSFETHINLYRILQEALANARRHSGAKLVTVKLIASYPDIILRVEDDGAGFDPDIRQGQALAEKRMGLWSMRERARLLGGRLTIRSKPGAGTRIVAEAPLAGTP; translated from the coding sequence ATGGCCCCCTCTCCCTCCGCATTTCCCGAACCCGCTCCCGCCCTGCCTCAGGAGCGGCTGGCGCACGAACACGAGAAGGCCCTGGCCGCCCTGCGCGAGCGGGTCAAGGAGCTGGACTGCCTGTACGCCATCACGCGGCTCTCGCAGCGCCGCGACCTCTCCCTGGACGAGGTGCTCTCGGGCGTGGCCGAAATCGTGGCCCGCGCTTGGCAGCACCCCGAGGTGGCCTGCGCCCGCGTGGTCGTGGGCGGCCGCACCTTCGCCACGCCGGGCTTCCGCCGCCCGGTCAGCCGCCAATCGAGCCCCGTGGTCGTGGACGGCGAACGCATCGGCCGCATCGACGTGGGGTATCGCGAGGAACGTCCCGCCTGCGACGAAGGGCCATTCCTGCGCGAGGAACGCGTACTCCTCGACGCCGTGGCCGAGCATTTGGCCCGGATCATCGCCTCGCGCCAAGCCGAGGAACGGCTGCACGAACTCTCGCGCGAGCTTATCAAGGCCCAGGAAACCGAGCGCCAACGCATCGCGCGCGAACTGCACGACAACGTGGCCCAAGAACTCTCCATGCTGCGCATGGGGCTTGAGGCGCTGCCAGATCTGATGGAGAAATCTGGCGAGCAGGCCGCGGGTCAGGCCCGCGACCTCTCCGCGCGCCTGGGCGGGGCCATCGCCAGCTTGCGCGATCTTTCCTACGATCTTCTGCCGCCCGCGCTGGACCAACTCGGTCTCGCCGAGACGGCGTTTCGGCTCTGCGAGGGATTTTCCGCGCGCCACGGCATCGAGGTGGCCTTTTTCGCGGATGGCATGCAGGGCGTGCGCACCTCCTTCGAGACGCACATCAACCTCTACCGCATCCTTCAAGAGGCCCTGGCCAACGCGCGCAGACACTCCGGCGCGAAGCTCGTGACGGTCAAGCTCATCGCCTCCTACCCGGATATCATCCTTCGCGTGGAGGACGACGGCGCGGGCTTCGACCCGGACATCCGTCAGGGGCAGGCCCTGGCTGAAAAACGCATGGGACTCTGGAGCATGCGCGAGCGCGCCCGACTGCTGGGCGGACGCCTGACCATCCGTTCCAAGCCGGGCGCGGGAACGCGCATCGTGGCCGAAGCGCCGCTAGCGGGGACTCCATGA
- a CDS encoding glutamate synthase-related protein, producing the protein MSAYPKSNDVLGTTNRGTACESGLCTLCRADCAGKCETWLSSLKGRSVLYPRDFGLITAGSGNTEHVGVSYNSLRVQGFAYGAAGVAPDRTTNPDDCLFTNVSLETQFGAAQKTPVRMPLMTGALGSTFIAAKYWDSFAVGCALSGIPIVIGENVVGVDRTAELADGKTGSAPELDRRIAIYKRYYDGYGAIIVQLNVEDTRNGVAEYVLQKHGDDVVIELKWGQGAKNIGGEIKVTSLDYALFLKRRGYLVDPDPERPEVKDAFESGSLTAFARHSRLGYTDLSSVEQVRENFMQAVDYLRSLGFKRISLKTGAYGMEALAMAIRFASDANLDLLTIDGAGGGTGMSPWNMMETWGVPSILLHAKAREYAALLASKGKKVVDLSFAGGLAREDQIFKALALGAPFTKLVCMGRSIMIPGFLGSNIEGALHPERRAWVSGNRDTLPKSVRDIGETPDKIFAGYHDLKRKIGPEAMREVPYGAVAIWTLMDKLGAGLQQLLAGARKFSVQNITREDIASANRETERETGVPFITDAQDELARRIISA; encoded by the coding sequence ATGAGCGCCTATCCCAAAAGCAACGACGTCCTGGGGACCACCAATCGCGGCACTGCCTGTGAATCCGGCCTGTGCACCCTGTGTCGCGCCGACTGCGCCGGAAAGTGCGAGACCTGGCTATCGAGCCTCAAGGGACGCAGCGTGCTTTATCCCCGCGACTTCGGTCTGATCACGGCGGGCAGCGGCAACACCGAGCACGTCGGCGTGTCCTACAACTCCCTGCGTGTGCAGGGCTTCGCCTACGGCGCGGCGGGCGTGGCCCCCGACCGGACCACCAACCCCGACGATTGCCTGTTCACCAACGTCTCCCTGGAGACCCAGTTCGGCGCGGCGCAAAAGACGCCGGTGCGCATGCCCCTGATGACCGGCGCGCTCGGCTCGACCTTCATCGCCGCCAAGTACTGGGATTCCTTCGCCGTGGGCTGCGCCCTCTCGGGCATTCCCATTGTCATCGGCGAGAACGTGGTCGGCGTGGACCGCACCGCCGAACTGGCCGACGGCAAGACCGGCTCAGCCCCCGAGCTCGATCGCCGTATCGCCATCTACAAGCGCTACTACGACGGTTACGGCGCAATCATCGTACAGCTCAACGTCGAGGACACACGCAACGGCGTGGCCGAATACGTCCTGCAAAAGCACGGTGATGATGTGGTCATCGAGCTGAAGTGGGGCCAGGGCGCGAAAAACATCGGCGGCGAGATCAAGGTCACGAGCCTGGATTACGCGCTGTTCCTCAAGCGCCGCGGCTACCTCGTGGATCCCGATCCCGAGCGCCCCGAAGTCAAGGACGCCTTCGAGAGCGGCTCGCTCACGGCCTTCGCCCGCCACAGCCGCCTGGGCTACACCGACCTCTCCAGCGTGGAGCAGGTTCGCGAAAACTTCATGCAGGCCGTGGACTACCTGCGCAGTCTGGGCTTCAAGCGCATCTCGCTCAAGACCGGAGCCTACGGCATGGAGGCGCTGGCCATGGCCATCCGTTTCGCCTCCGACGCCAACCTCGACCTCTTGACCATCGACGGCGCGGGCGGCGGCACCGGCATGAGCCCCTGGAACATGATGGAGACCTGGGGCGTGCCCTCCATCCTCCTGCACGCCAAGGCGCGCGAATACGCGGCCCTTCTGGCCTCCAAGGGCAAGAAGGTCGTGGACCTGTCCTTCGCCGGCGGCCTGGCCCGCGAGGACCAGATATTCAAGGCCCTGGCCCTGGGCGCGCCCTTCACCAAGCTCGTCTGCATGGGCCGCTCGATCATGATTCCCGGTTTCCTCGGCTCGAACATCGAGGGTGCGCTGCACCCCGAGCGCCGCGCCTGGGTCAGCGGCAACAGGGACACCCTGCCCAAGTCCGTGCGCGACATCGGCGAGACGCCCGACAAGATCTTCGCCGGATACCACGACCTCAAGCGCAAGATCGGCCCCGAGGCCATGCGCGAAGTGCCCTACGGCGCGGTGGCCATCTGGACACTCATGGACAAGCTGGGCGCGGGCCTGCAGCAACTCCTGGCCGGCGCACGCAAATTCTCGGTGCAAAACATCACGCGCGAGGACATCGCCTCGGCCAACCGCGAGACCGAGCGCGAAACTGGCGTTCCCTTCATCACCGACGCGCAGGACGAACTCGCCCGGCGCATCATCTCCGCCTAA
- a CDS encoding metallophosphoesterase family protein encodes MRVAVISDTHLDEPTPWFRRVFDEHLAKADAIIHCGDISGDGMVRFLEASHPNVHMVCGNMCTGSARRHLAPRIAVTFEGFRVGASHGTCSQGSSAEYVLREFGPDFEVICYGHTHVFDWRKIDGRWVLNPGALQEGEGSFAYLDLVPGEEPKAVQVRV; translated from the coding sequence ATGCGCGTAGCCGTCATCTCCGATACCCACCTCGACGAACCCACGCCCTGGTTCAGGCGCGTCTTTGATGAGCACCTGGCCAAGGCCGACGCCATCATCCATTGCGGCGACATCTCCGGCGACGGCATGGTGCGCTTCCTCGAAGCCTCGCATCCCAACGTCCATATGGTCTGCGGCAACATGTGCACGGGCTCGGCGCGCAGGCATCTGGCCCCGCGCATCGCGGTGACCTTCGAGGGCTTCCGAGTTGGCGCCTCGCACGGCACCTGCTCGCAGGGCTCCTCGGCGGAATACGTGCTGCGCGAGTTCGGGCCGGATTTCGAGGTGATCTGCTACGGCCACACGCACGTCTTCGACTGGCGCAAGATCGACGGCAGGTGGGTGCTCAACCCGGGGGCGCTGCAAGAAGGTGAGGGCAGCTTCGCCTACCTCGACCTCGTGCCCGGCGAGGAGCCCAAGGCCGTGCAAGTCCGCGTTTAG